In Arthrobacter sp. SLBN-112, a genomic segment contains:
- a CDS encoding DUF2891 family protein: protein MDNDLRAQAAPDYAAVVLGNLHEPFPHSAHHTQVSADDRPTPEQIHPAFYTSFDWHSCVHMHWLGASLLGAAAGSPSAGVAPEGASDGGTAAWVDSSTAASLREALGANLTPAKLAVERDYLLANPSWERPYGWAWLMRLAATCSASSDAEIREWGAALDPLVDAVAQLSEAWMAKAQYPVRHGLHTNAAFGVGYMLDAFRSLGRDDAAKACEEAARTWFGNDRGWPGDWELSGQDFLSAGLSEADLMRRVLTADEFADWFGAFLPGLSTESRILQPVSVTDETDGYLVHLHGLNLTRAGQVARIIAALRGSAAPEASAASAVLGAALDPLLKAGLSGLESGDFMSTHWLASFAWDALGSVAALD, encoded by the coding sequence ATGGACAACGATCTCCGCGCTCAGGCGGCACCGGACTACGCTGCGGTGGTGCTTGGCAACCTGCACGAGCCCTTCCCGCATTCGGCGCACCACACCCAGGTCTCCGCCGACGACCGCCCCACCCCGGAACAGATCCACCCCGCGTTCTACACGTCCTTTGACTGGCACTCCTGCGTGCACATGCACTGGCTGGGGGCCAGTTTGCTGGGGGCTGCCGCCGGGTCACCTTCTGCCGGGGTTGCTCCGGAGGGGGCGTCCGACGGCGGGACGGCGGCTTGGGTGGACAGCTCCACCGCCGCGTCGCTGCGGGAAGCGCTGGGCGCCAACCTGACTCCGGCCAAGCTGGCGGTGGAACGGGACTACCTGCTGGCCAACCCGTCCTGGGAACGTCCGTATGGCTGGGCGTGGCTGATGCGGCTTGCCGCCACATGTTCCGCGTCCTCCGATGCGGAGATTCGTGAATGGGGCGCCGCCTTGGATCCACTGGTGGATGCGGTGGCGCAGCTCAGCGAGGCATGGATGGCCAAGGCCCAGTACCCCGTCCGGCACGGGCTGCACACCAACGCGGCCTTCGGCGTGGGCTACATGCTCGACGCTTTCCGGTCCTTGGGCCGCGATGACGCTGCGAAGGCATGCGAGGAGGCGGCCCGCACCTGGTTCGGGAATGACCGCGGCTGGCCGGGCGACTGGGAGCTCAGCGGCCAGGACTTCCTCTCCGCCGGCCTCAGCGAGGCGGACTTGATGCGCCGTGTCCTGACCGCCGACGAGTTCGCAGACTGGTTCGGAGCGTTCCTGCCGGGCCTTTCCACGGAGTCGCGGATCCTGCAGCCGGTGAGCGTGACGGATGAGACCGACGGCTACCTGGTGCACCTGCACGGGCTGAACCTGACCCGCGCCGGCCAGGTGGCACGGATCATCGCCGCGCTTCGTGGCTCCGCCGCTCCGGAGGCTTCCGCAGCTTCCGCTGTGTTGGGCGCGGCATTGGATCCGCTCCTGAAGGCCGGGCTGTCCGGGCTGGAAAGCGGGGACTTTATGTCCACGCACTGGCTGGCCAGTTTCGCCTGGGACGCGCTGGGGTCGGTCGCTGCGCTGGACTGA
- a CDS encoding DUF979 domain-containing protein → MINVEAVYWLIGILFVAWASLIAADTNHPRRWGSSAFWGLLGLCFFYSTWVQAGTAPGWILGIAVLVLVVLASTGLLGHGKHRTSTGPEREAYAKRFGNKLFIPALTLPLVTVILVLAAPVLVIGGAPLLDPKNTTLVALAIGAVAAVVVALVILKPKNPATPIFESRRILESIGWAALLPQMLTTLGILFTKAGVGTAVGTLASGLLPKGSLIAGVLVYCIGMFLFTVLMGNGFAAFPIMTAAIGWPVLVQGFHGDPAIIFAIGMLAGFCGTLCTPMAANFNLVPSALLEMKNKYGVITAQVGTAIPLLAVNIVLMYFLAFH, encoded by the coding sequence ATGATCAACGTTGAAGCCGTCTACTGGCTGATCGGCATTCTGTTCGTCGCCTGGGCATCGTTAATTGCCGCCGACACCAACCACCCCCGCCGTTGGGGCAGCTCCGCCTTCTGGGGCCTGCTGGGCCTGTGCTTCTTCTACAGCACCTGGGTCCAGGCCGGCACTGCACCCGGCTGGATCCTGGGCATCGCCGTCCTGGTCCTGGTGGTGCTGGCCTCCACCGGACTTCTGGGCCACGGCAAGCACCGCACCTCCACGGGCCCGGAGCGGGAGGCCTACGCCAAGCGCTTCGGCAACAAGCTCTTCATCCCGGCCCTGACGCTGCCCCTGGTCACCGTGATCCTGGTGCTCGCAGCGCCCGTGCTGGTGATCGGCGGCGCCCCGCTGCTGGATCCGAAGAACACCACGCTGGTAGCCCTGGCCATCGGAGCCGTGGCCGCCGTCGTCGTCGCCCTGGTGATCCTCAAGCCGAAGAACCCGGCCACGCCCATCTTCGAAAGCCGCCGGATCCTCGAATCCATCGGCTGGGCGGCGCTGCTGCCGCAGATGCTCACCACGCTGGGCATCCTCTTCACCAAGGCCGGCGTCGGCACCGCGGTGGGCACCCTGGCGTCCGGGCTGCTTCCGAAGGGCTCACTGATCGCCGGTGTGCTGGTGTACTGCATCGGCATGTTCCTCTTCACCGTGCTGATGGGCAACGGCTTCGCGGCTTTCCCCATCATGACGGCCGCGATCGGCTGGCCCGTGTTGGTGCAGGGATTCCACGGCGACCCTGCCATCATCTTCGCGATCGGCATGCTGGCCGGGTTCTGCGGCACGCTCTGCACACCCATGGCCGCCAACTTCAACCTGGTGCCCTCCGCGCTGCTGGAAATGAAGAACAAGTACGGCGTGATCACGGCGCAGGTGGGCACAGCCATCCCGTTGCTGGCGGTCAACATTGTGCTGATGTACTTCCTGGCCTTCCACTAA
- a CDS encoding DUF969 domain-containing protein — translation MLVLIGVLLVIVGFAIRLNPLIVVTVAGIVTALLGGMNPAQILDSFGTGFASSRSVTIFVAVLPVVGIIEFFGLQEQAKVLIGRLAKLTAGRVLIGYLAVRQITAAVGLNSIGGHAQTVRPLVFPMAEGAALRRYGHVPEKISEKIKGHSAAADNVGVFFGEDVFVAVGSILLITTFVDTTYHLHLEPLQLALWAIPTAIAAFLIHGFRLLRLDKQLDKEYREFELTAEKESAGEAK, via the coding sequence ATGCTTGTACTCATCGGGGTGCTGCTGGTGATCGTTGGCTTCGCCATCCGGCTGAACCCCCTGATCGTCGTCACCGTCGCCGGCATCGTCACCGCACTGCTGGGCGGGATGAACCCCGCGCAGATCCTTGACTCGTTTGGCACCGGCTTCGCCAGCAGCCGCTCGGTCACCATCTTCGTGGCGGTGCTGCCGGTTGTGGGCATCATCGAGTTCTTCGGGCTGCAGGAGCAAGCCAAGGTGCTCATCGGCAGGCTGGCCAAGCTGACGGCGGGGCGCGTCCTGATCGGCTACCTGGCCGTCCGCCAGATCACCGCCGCCGTGGGCCTGAACAGCATCGGCGGCCATGCCCAGACCGTCCGTCCGCTGGTATTCCCCATGGCTGAGGGTGCAGCGCTGCGCCGCTACGGGCACGTGCCGGAAAAGATCAGCGAGAAGATCAAGGGCCACTCCGCCGCTGCGGACAACGTGGGCGTGTTCTTCGGCGAAGACGTGTTCGTGGCCGTCGGCTCCATCCTGCTGATCACCACGTTCGTGGACACCACCTACCATCTGCACCTTGAACCGCTCCAGTTGGCCCTGTGGGCCATCCCCACCGCCATCGCGGCCTTCCTCATCCACGGCTTCCGGCTGCTGCGCCTGGATAAGCAGCTGGACAAGGAATACCGCGAGTTCGAGCTCACCGCCGAGAAGGAATCCGCAGGAGAAGCCAAATGA
- a CDS encoding GntR family transcriptional regulator, translating into MTFDEVLADLQAQARTTKHAETGLWVAAQLRSRIAAGQLKPGSKLAEEALREALGVSRNTLREAFAALHSEHIVTRIPNRGVFVAHPTADDIREIYRVRRFLEPSAVLWSGTVSTEPLAAIVKAARAAAADGDIPGMAGANQDFHRAIVDRAGSERLNNLMDQVLAEMRLVFHSMAANPAFHEPYVEDNAKIVELLEAGELAAAADFLADYLERAETQLLAAVGR; encoded by the coding sequence ATGACGTTTGACGAGGTACTGGCCGATCTCCAAGCCCAGGCCAGGACCACAAAGCACGCCGAAACGGGCCTCTGGGTGGCCGCCCAGCTCCGCAGCCGCATCGCCGCCGGCCAGCTCAAGCCCGGTTCCAAGCTCGCCGAGGAAGCCCTCCGCGAAGCCCTCGGCGTGTCCCGGAATACCCTGCGGGAGGCATTCGCGGCCCTGCATTCGGAACATATCGTCACCCGCATTCCCAACCGCGGCGTGTTCGTCGCGCACCCCACGGCGGACGACATCCGCGAAATCTACCGTGTGCGCCGCTTTCTTGAGCCCTCGGCGGTGCTGTGGTCCGGCACGGTCTCCACGGAACCCCTGGCGGCGATCGTCAAGGCGGCCAGGGCCGCCGCTGCTGACGGCGACATTCCGGGCATGGCAGGCGCCAACCAGGACTTCCACCGCGCCATCGTGGACCGCGCCGGCAGCGAACGCCTGAACAACCTCATGGACCAGGTGCTGGCCGAAATGCGGCTGGTGTTCCACTCCATGGCCGCCAATCCCGCCTTCCACGAACCCTACGTGGAGGACAACGCGAAGATCGTGGAGCTCCTGGAGGCCGGGGAACTTGCCGCGGCAGCGGATTTCCTGGCCGACTACCTGGAGCGCGCCGAAACGCAGCTGCTGGCCGCCGTCGGCCGCTGA
- a CDS encoding adenosine deaminase codes for MTWLDGLRFDPIAPLLSSGHPAVHSWAVRDLLPGPAGLPPAPAGAPDEALWDLPIPRRILRRQAADGSWAYPGRRPRAIMDYDLLETYRQLGFLVEMFGLTNRHPALAAAAAYVLSQQSAQGDLRGIYGNQVSPNYTAALIGLLVKAGYGDDPRVERAFSWLDASRQDDGGWALPLRTRGRNLDALEEPQTITGDPAQPFSHLITGVVLRAYAAHPRHRAGAPAQKAAELLAGRFFEPDAYPDKGRVSDWTEFSFPFWMTDLVSALDAISIIRPGLRSEKTDRAREWLAAHQEPSGLFTGHLLRDRFHDLQLWFSLAVCRVFARMPS; via the coding sequence ATGACGTGGCTGGACGGCCTCCGGTTCGACCCGATCGCCCCGCTGCTGTCCAGCGGGCACCCTGCCGTGCACTCCTGGGCAGTCAGGGACCTCCTCCCCGGCCCGGCAGGGCTGCCACCCGCCCCGGCGGGGGCACCCGATGAGGCCCTCTGGGACCTTCCGATCCCGCGCCGGATCCTGCGGCGCCAGGCGGCCGACGGGTCGTGGGCGTATCCGGGAAGACGCCCCCGGGCCATCATGGACTACGACCTGCTGGAGACCTACCGGCAACTCGGGTTCCTCGTGGAGATGTTCGGGCTGACGAACCGGCACCCGGCTCTCGCCGCGGCCGCCGCCTATGTGCTCTCACAACAGTCGGCCCAAGGTGATCTTCGAGGGATTTACGGCAACCAGGTGTCTCCCAACTACACGGCGGCCCTCATCGGGCTGCTGGTCAAAGCGGGGTACGGCGACGACCCCCGCGTGGAACGCGCGTTCAGCTGGCTTGACGCGTCGCGGCAGGACGACGGTGGCTGGGCCCTTCCGCTCCGCACCCGGGGGAGGAATCTCGACGCGCTCGAGGAGCCGCAGACCATCACCGGCGATCCGGCGCAGCCGTTCTCACATCTGATCACCGGGGTGGTGCTCAGGGCGTATGCGGCCCATCCCAGGCACCGCGCAGGCGCCCCCGCACAGAAGGCTGCGGAATTGCTGGCGGGCCGCTTCTTCGAGCCGGACGCCTATCCGGATAAGGGCCGTGTCTCCGACTGGACCGAATTCAGCTTTCCCTTCTGGATGACGGACCTGGTTTCCGCCCTCGACGCCATCAGCATCATCCGTCCAGGCCTTCGATCGGAAAAAACCGACCGGGCGCGCGAGTGGCTGGCCGCACACCAGGAACCATCCGGGCTCTTCACCGGCCACCTGCTCCGGGACAGGTTCCACGACCTCCAGCTCTGGTTCAGCCTGGCAGTGTGCCGCGTGTTCGCGCGCATGCCCTCGTGA
- a CDS encoding biotin carboxylase N-terminal domain-containing protein yields the protein MRKVLIANRGEIAVRIARACDDAGLESVAVYADPDADALHVSAATEAYSLAGSRPQETYLDMGKILAIAAKSGADAVHPGYGFLSENAGFAQAVIDAGLTWIGPSPDTIRLLGDKVSAREVAVRAGAPLAPGSDGPVASAAEVRAFAEQVGLPVAIKAAFGGGGRGLKVVRNLADIEESFDSAVRESQAAFGRSECYVEKFLDRPRHVEAQVIADTHGNVVVVGTRDCSLQRRHQKLVEEAPAPFLTPEQRAAIHASAKAICREAGYVGAGTVEYLLDGSGFLSFLEVNTRLQVEHPITEETSGVDLVAAQLSIAAGERLPILEDPEPRGHAFEFRINAEDPGRGFLPSPGTVDSFDVPTGPGIRLDTGVRAGSTVPGQFDSLLAKLVVTGADRQQALRRARRALRDFRIGGLATVLPFHRAVVEAPDFTGTDSLDVYTTWIESGFAAELEADPAFSPAAPEEPRRTIGIEVDGKRMELGLPKALLDSLLDGGGRRGAGAPDRDAEPQAEKNDGDLLATMAGTVVKWLAEPGASVAEGETVLVLEAMKMETAVAAHRAGTLGEQFAAAGDPVAPGQVLATIS from the coding sequence ATGCGTAAAGTCCTCATTGCCAACCGCGGCGAAATCGCCGTCCGGATCGCCAGGGCCTGCGACGATGCAGGGCTGGAAAGCGTGGCAGTCTACGCCGATCCGGATGCCGATGCGCTGCACGTCTCGGCCGCCACCGAGGCCTACTCGCTGGCTGGCTCCAGGCCGCAGGAAACCTACCTGGATATGGGGAAGATCCTGGCGATCGCGGCCAAAAGCGGTGCCGACGCCGTCCACCCCGGATACGGCTTCCTGTCCGAGAATGCCGGGTTCGCCCAGGCCGTGATCGACGCGGGGCTGACCTGGATCGGGCCCTCGCCTGACACCATCCGGCTGCTGGGCGACAAGGTCAGCGCCCGCGAAGTGGCTGTCCGCGCCGGCGCCCCGCTGGCACCCGGCAGCGACGGCCCGGTGGCCAGCGCCGCCGAAGTCCGCGCCTTCGCTGAACAAGTGGGCCTTCCGGTGGCCATCAAAGCTGCCTTCGGTGGTGGCGGACGCGGACTGAAAGTGGTCAGGAACCTGGCCGACATTGAGGAAAGCTTCGACTCCGCCGTGCGCGAATCGCAGGCAGCCTTCGGCCGCAGCGAGTGCTACGTGGAGAAGTTCCTGGACCGCCCCCGCCACGTGGAGGCCCAGGTCATCGCTGACACGCATGGCAATGTGGTGGTGGTTGGCACCCGGGACTGCTCACTGCAGCGGCGCCACCAGAAACTCGTTGAGGAAGCGCCCGCACCCTTCCTCACCCCTGAGCAGCGGGCTGCGATCCACGCTTCGGCCAAGGCCATTTGCCGGGAGGCCGGATACGTGGGTGCCGGCACGGTGGAATACCTGCTGGACGGCTCCGGTTTCCTGAGCTTCCTGGAGGTCAACACCCGGCTCCAGGTGGAGCACCCCATCACGGAGGAAACCTCCGGCGTGGACCTGGTGGCCGCCCAACTGTCCATCGCGGCGGGGGAGAGGCTCCCCATCCTTGAAGACCCCGAGCCCCGCGGCCACGCGTTCGAATTCCGGATCAACGCCGAGGACCCGGGCCGCGGCTTCCTGCCATCGCCGGGCACTGTCGACTCGTTCGACGTGCCCACCGGGCCGGGGATCCGGCTGGACACCGGCGTTCGTGCCGGGTCCACGGTGCCGGGTCAGTTCGATTCGCTGCTCGCCAAGCTGGTGGTGACCGGCGCGGACCGTCAGCAGGCCCTCCGGCGCGCCCGCCGCGCCCTGCGCGATTTCCGCATCGGCGGGCTGGCAACCGTCCTGCCGTTCCACCGCGCCGTTGTGGAGGCCCCCGACTTCACCGGCACCGATTCCCTGGACGTTTACACCACGTGGATCGAGAGCGGATTCGCCGCCGAACTGGAGGCGGACCCCGCGTTCAGTCCCGCCGCGCCCGAGGAACCGCGCCGGACCATCGGCATCGAGGTGGACGGCAAGCGGATGGAGCTGGGACTTCCCAAGGCGCTGCTGGATTCGCTGCTCGACGGCGGTGGCCGGCGCGGTGCCGGCGCTCCGGACCGTGACGCGGAACCCCAAGCGGAGAAGAACGACGGCGACCTGCTGGCCACGATGGCCGGCACCGTGGTCAAGTGGCTGGCTGAGCCCGGGGCCAGCGTCGCGGAAGGGGAAACGGTGCTGGTGCTCGAAGCAATGAAGATGGAAACGGCCGTCGCCGCCCACCGTGCCGGCACCCTGGGGGAGCAGTTCGCGGCGGCGGGGGACCCCGTCGCGCCCGGCCAGGTGCTCGCCACCATTTCCTGA
- a CDS encoding 5-oxoprolinase/urea amidolyase family protein — protein MAATQQPPATAASAAVLTGIRAAGDRAILVELSSLDAVLSLQSQLTAHPQPGQVDVIAAAGTILVTADSPHALQDLAAHVRSLDLEAPAETESTLVTIEAVYDGDDLDEAAALTGLGREGVVAAHTGQLWTAAFAGFAPGFAYLTGENSTLDVPRRRSPRTAVPAGAVALGGPYSAIYPRQSPGGWQLIGRTEAALWDLGRESPALIRPGDTVRFAAVRAQATVTRLQEASGTTAGQAPVEEHAAAGLAVRKPGLQATIQDLGRPGYASLGVSSSGAMDRGALRRANRLVGNPEGDAGIEILFGGLELEALTDQVVALTGARVPLEVTPSEDTKQRTTAVRRPVCDAPFALLAGERLTVGTPTAGLRAYLGVRGGIAGPAALGSRSTDTMSGLGPEPLQAGTILSVGTPNAGSVVGNPEISPLPDKNQATELRVVPGPRQDWFNGETLHNFLSQEWTVSPKSNRIGLRLDGQALSRGREGELASEGTVRGAVQVPPEGKPVLFLSDHPVTGGYPVIAVVVHADLDKAAQLPPGASVRFTAASPAEQPETPKETFHA, from the coding sequence ATGGCCGCCACACAACAGCCGCCGGCCACGGCGGCATCGGCTGCGGTGCTGACCGGAATCAGGGCCGCCGGCGACCGGGCAATCCTGGTTGAACTCTCCTCCCTGGACGCGGTGCTCAGCCTCCAGTCTCAGCTCACCGCACATCCGCAGCCGGGCCAGGTGGACGTCATCGCCGCCGCAGGAACCATCCTTGTTACCGCCGATTCGCCCCACGCCCTGCAGGATTTGGCGGCGCATGTCCGCAGCCTTGACCTTGAAGCGCCCGCGGAGACTGAGAGCACCTTGGTCACCATCGAGGCGGTGTATGACGGCGACGACCTCGACGAGGCCGCGGCGCTCACCGGCCTTGGCCGCGAAGGGGTGGTGGCAGCCCACACGGGCCAGCTGTGGACCGCTGCCTTCGCTGGATTCGCCCCGGGCTTCGCCTACCTCACCGGCGAGAACTCCACCCTGGACGTCCCGCGCCGGCGTTCCCCGCGAACTGCCGTGCCCGCCGGGGCAGTGGCCCTGGGTGGACCCTACTCGGCAATCTATCCGCGGCAATCGCCGGGCGGCTGGCAACTGATCGGCCGGACCGAGGCCGCACTGTGGGACCTGGGCCGGGAGAGCCCGGCCCTCATCCGCCCCGGCGACACCGTCCGCTTCGCCGCCGTCCGGGCCCAGGCCACGGTGACCCGGCTGCAGGAGGCGAGCGGAACCACCGCCGGCCAGGCGCCGGTGGAGGAACATGCCGCTGCGGGCTTGGCAGTCCGCAAGCCAGGCCTGCAGGCCACCATCCAGGATCTGGGTCGGCCAGGCTACGCTTCCTTGGGCGTGAGCAGCTCCGGGGCCATGGACCGCGGTGCCCTGCGCCGTGCCAACCGCCTGGTGGGCAACCCTGAAGGGGATGCGGGAATCGAAATCCTCTTCGGCGGCCTGGAACTCGAGGCCCTCACCGACCAGGTCGTGGCCCTCACGGGCGCCAGAGTGCCGCTGGAGGTCACGCCATCAGAGGACACGAAACAGCGGACGACGGCGGTCCGGCGCCCGGTGTGCGACGCCCCCTTCGCGCTGCTGGCAGGAGAGCGGCTCACCGTGGGAACTCCTACCGCAGGGCTTCGCGCCTACCTGGGTGTCCGCGGCGGCATCGCCGGCCCGGCCGCACTGGGCAGCCGCTCCACCGACACCATGTCCGGACTGGGCCCTGAACCACTTCAGGCAGGGACCATACTCTCCGTGGGAACCCCCAACGCGGGCAGCGTCGTGGGCAACCCCGAAATTTCACCCCTCCCGGACAAGAACCAGGCCACAGAGCTCCGGGTGGTTCCCGGCCCGCGGCAGGACTGGTTCAACGGCGAAACGCTGCACAACTTCCTGTCCCAGGAGTGGACTGTCAGTCCCAAGTCCAACCGGATCGGCCTGCGCCTGGACGGCCAGGCACTCAGCCGCGGCAGGGAGGGCGAACTGGCCAGCGAAGGCACTGTCCGCGGCGCCGTGCAGGTCCCCCCTGAAGGCAAGCCGGTCCTCTTCCTGTCCGATCATCCGGTGACGGGCGGGTACCCGGTGATCGCCGTCGTCGTCCACGCTGACCTGGACAAAGCCGCCCAACTTCCCCCGGGGGCATCGGTGCGGTTCACCGCAGCTTCCCCGGCAGAACAGCCCGAAACACCTAAGGAAACCTTCCATGCGTAA
- a CDS encoding 5-oxoprolinase subunit PxpA, whose protein sequence is MPSIDLNSDVGESFGNWSFGDDAAIFESVSSANVACGFHAGDPVGIMATCLAAAKAGVTVGAHPGYRDLAGFGRRFVDMTPAELTADVVYQIGAVQAVALAAGTAVRYVKPHGALYNTIVNHPRQAGAVVAAILAVDPTLPLMVLPNSEIQRQADAAGLRTVPEAFADRAYNPDGTLVSRREPGAVLHEVKDVVEHVLRLANDGVVRAVDGSLVPVKAESICLHGDTAGAVAMAAAVRAALADAGITIQSFA, encoded by the coding sequence ATGCCCAGCATCGACCTGAACAGCGACGTCGGCGAATCGTTTGGAAACTGGTCCTTCGGCGATGACGCCGCCATTTTCGAGAGTGTTTCCAGCGCCAACGTAGCCTGCGGCTTCCACGCGGGCGACCCCGTGGGCATCATGGCCACCTGCCTGGCTGCCGCGAAGGCCGGCGTCACCGTCGGCGCGCACCCCGGCTACCGGGACCTGGCCGGATTCGGCCGCCGGTTCGTGGACATGACCCCGGCGGAACTGACCGCTGACGTGGTCTACCAGATCGGCGCCGTCCAGGCCGTGGCCCTCGCGGCCGGCACCGCGGTCCGCTACGTCAAACCCCACGGCGCGCTCTACAACACCATCGTCAACCATCCCCGGCAGGCCGGCGCCGTGGTGGCCGCCATCCTCGCCGTGGACCCCACCCTTCCCCTCATGGTCCTGCCGAATTCGGAGATCCAGCGCCAGGCCGACGCCGCGGGACTGCGCACGGTCCCGGAGGCTTTTGCCGACCGCGCCTACAACCCTGACGGCACCCTCGTCTCCCGGCGCGAACCCGGCGCCGTGCTGCACGAGGTGAAGGACGTCGTCGAGCACGTCCTGCGCCTGGCCAACGACGGCGTGGTCCGCGCTGTGGACGGATCGCTGGTCCCGGTCAAAGCAGAAAGCATTTGCCTGCACGGCGACACAGCCGGCGCCGTGGCGATGGCCGCTGCCGTCCGCGCCGCCTTGGCGGATGCCGGAATTACCATCCAAAGCTTCGCCTAG